Genomic window (Streptomyces liliiviolaceus):
GACCCGCGTTCTCCAGCTTCAGGCCGACCTCCTCGGAGATGACCTCGCCGCCCGTGAGGATGGCGATGTCGCCGAGCATGGCCTTGCGGCGGTCACCGAAGCCCGGAGCCTTGACGGCGACGGACTTGAAGGTGCCACGGATCTTGTTGACGACCAGCGTCGACAGCGCCTCGCCCTCGACGTCCTCGGCGATGATCAGCAGCGGCTTGCCGCCCTGCATGACCTTCTCAAGGAGCGGGAGCAGGTCCTTGACGTTGGCGATCTTCGAGTTGGCGATCAGGATGTACGGGTCGTCGAGGACGGCCTCCATACGCTCCATGTCGGTGGCGAAGTACGCCGAGATGTAGCCCTTGTCGAAGCGCATGCCCTCGGTGAGCTCAAGCTCAAGACCGAAGGTCTGCGACTCCTCGACGGTGATGACGCCTTCCTTGCCGACCTTGTCCATCGCCTCGGCGATGAGCTCGCCGATCTGGGTGTCGGCGGCGGAGATGGAGGCCGTGGAAGCGATCTGCTCCTTGGTCTCGACATCCTTGGCCTGCTCAAGAAGGGCACCGGAGACGGCCTCGACGGCCTTCTCGATACCGCGCTTGAGGGCCATCGGGTTGGCACCGGCGGCTACGTTGCGCAGACCCTCGCGGACCAGCGCCTGGGCGAGCACGGTCGCCGTGGTCGTTCCGTCGCCGGCGACGTCGTCCGTCTTCTTGGCGACTTCCTTGACCAGCTCTGCGCCGATCTTCTCGTACGGGTCCTCAAGCTCGATCTCCTTGGCGATGGAAACACCATCGTTGGTGATCGTGGGGGCGCCCCACTTCTTCTCTAGGACGACGTTACGACCCTTGGGGCCAAGGGTGACCTTGACGGCGTCGGCGAGCTGGTTCATCCCGCGCTCGAGACCGCGCCGTGCCTCCTCGTCGAACGCGATGATCTTGGCCATGTGAAGTGGTCCTCCCGGACTGGGGTGGAATCTCCAGGACCGCGCCCGCGCCCGCGACGGACGGCCTGCAGACCTCGTGGTTCCTTGCCCCACCTGGCCTGCGGGCCTCACTGACCCGGTCCTCGTTGTCACTCTCACCTTCAGAGTGCTAACGCCAATGATTAGCACTCGACCCATGCGAGTGCAAGCGCCTCTCAATGATCCGCAGGTGGGAGGGGGTGCGAGGCAGGGGCGCCCGATGACCTTGAGGCGCCCCCGGCCTTTCGCGCCCGGCGTCCGGACATGCCGAAGGGCCCGCACCCGGGAGGTACGAGCCCTTCGGAAGAAGAACGTCGCTGCAGTAAGTCGGCGCGTGCTTCAGCCGGTCGCCAGACGGACCATGTCCGCCTGCGGCCCCTTCTGGCCTTGCGAGATCTCAAAATCGACCCGCTGACCCTCTTCCAGGGTGCGGTAGCCGTCCATCTGAATCGCGCTGTAGTGGACGAATACATCCGCACCACCGTCGACCGCGATGAAGCCGTACCCCTTCTCCGCGTTGAACCATTTGACGGTGCCCTGAGCCATGCCTAACTCCCCTATTACTGGCCCTTGCACAGACCCGCACTTCGCGGATCCGGGTCAGACCTCACCCCCCAACGGTTGGGGGTGTGCGCCGGAACGCGTCGACCGCGGCTGAATGTATCCGTCCAACTGCCGTCTGCAACAGGTCAATCCGACGAGAATTCCGGGCACGGCTGATCGGAAATATGTGAAGGATTTACGAAGGATCAGGGCAAGTCGGGCCCGGTAAATGCCATAAACGGCTCAAAATGACCAGTTACTTTGGCTACTTCTTGTCGGGCTCCGGGCGCGAACTCATAAGCGCCGATCTTGCGAAGCGAAGCAGCTTCCCCAACTGTACCGCGCTCAACCATACAGAATTGCCCCCTCCGCTTCAGGCGCGGAGGGGGCAATTCGATGAACTCTGCGTGTTCGACATTACCAAGGGTAACGAACGGCGCCGCCGAACGGGGCACCGTGCGGGGCGCTCAGCCTCCGGCGACCGCCGGGATGATCGAGACCCCGACGCCGTCCGGCGTAGCCGTCTCAAGCCCCTGCTCGAAGCGGACGTCGTCGTCGTTCACGTACACGTTGACGAACCGCCGCAGCTTGCCCTGGTCGTCCAGGACGCGGGCGGCGATACCGGTGTGGTTCTTCTCCAGATCGGCGATGACCTCGGCGAGGGTCGCCCCTTCGGCGGCCACTTCGGCCTGCCCACCGGTGTAGGTACGCAGAATGGTGGGGATACGGACGTTGACGCTCACGGGACCTCCATCAGGTAGGGCTGTGGTACAGCGCCCCTTCTTCGGGGGCGCGGGGAACTGCGACAGCGATCAGGACCCGAGCCCAGCCTCGTGGAAGGAGTCGAGGTTCGGGCGGATGGTCGCGGTCAGCCCCGTGTCGGAGGCGACGGCGTCCAGCGTCTTCAGACCGTCCCCCGTGTTGAGGACGACGGTCGTCAGACTCGGGTCCAGCAGACCGGCCTCGATCAGCTTCTTCGTCACCCCCACCGTCACCCCGCCGGCGGTCTCCGCGAAGATCCCCTCGGTCCGCGCCAGCAGCTTGATCGCGTCGACGACCTGGTCGTCGTTCACGTCCTCCACGGCCCCGCCCGTCCGGCGGGCGATGTCGAGCACGTACGGCCCGTCGGCCGGGTTGCCGATGGCGAGGGACTTCGCGATCGTGTCCGGCTTCTGCGGCCGTACGACGTCGTGCCCGGCCTTGTAGGCGACGGACACCGGCGAACAGCCCTCGGCCTGGGCACCGAAGATCTTGTACGGCTTGTCCTCGACCAGACCGAGCTGGATCAGCTCCTTCAGCCCCTTGTCGATCTTCGTCAGCTGCGAACCGGAGGCGATCGGTACGACCAGCTGGTCCGGCAGCCGCCAGCCGAGCTGCTCACAGATCTCGTACGCCAGGGTCTTGGAGCCCTCCGCGTAGTACGGCCGCAGGTTGACGTTGACGAAGCCCCAGCCCTCGCCGGCCGGGTCGCCGATCAGCTCGGAGCAGAAGCGGTTCACGTCGTCGTAGTTGCCCTCGATGCCGACGAGCTCGCCGCCGTAGACCGCGGCCATGACGACCTTGCCCTGCTCCAGGTCGTGCGGGATGAACACGCAGGAACGGAAGCCGGCCCGCGCGGCGGCGGCGCCCACCGCGCCCGCGAGGTTGCCGGTGGAGGAGCAGGAGAGCGTGGTGAAGCCGAAGGCGCGCGCGGCCTCCAGCGCCTGGGCGACGACACGGTCCTTGAAGGAGTGCGTCGGGTTGCCGGAGTCGTCCTTCACGAAGAGCTTGCCGGCGTCGACGCCCAGCTCACGGGCCAGGTTGTCGGCCTTGACGAGCTTGGTCCAGCCCGGGTTGATGTTCGGCTTGTCCGCCACGTCCGCGGGGACGGGCAGCAGCGGCGCGTACCGCCAGATGTTCGCGGGACCGGCTTCGATCCGCTTGCGGAGTTCCTCGGTGTCGTAACCGGAGAAGTCGTACGCGATCTCCAGCGGGCCGAAACACTCCTCGCAGGCGAAGACCGGACCGAGCGGTACGCGGTGACCGCACTCGCGGCAGGAGAGCGCGGCGGCCGGACCGAGATCGACGGCGTTCGCGGAGTCCGCGGAGGGGGTGGAGTTCGTGGTGCTTGCAACTGTCTGCGCAGCCATGGAGGCGAGGCCCTTTCCTCATCTTCCTCACGACGCACTTCGCCATGAGACGGATTTGGCACCTTCCCGAGCCGGGAGCCTCGCCGCACTGATCGACAATGATCAGGACGAGACCGGCTGGAGGGTTGCCGGGGCTTCAACGGGCCGTATCCCTCTGCCCCTCTGGATGAGCGGTATTTAGTTGTCTACGCAACGACCCCCGACATGCGATGGTCATCAGCGTTGTTCAAGACTGTAACCGACGGCATGGATGGTGGAGAGAGCCGTCCGAACCGCGAGATGACCGTCACACCGGTTTACGTCGCGGCGGGACGCACGCATCCCGATGAACGCAAGGGAGAGCCGCACGTGCTGGAAGACGTCGAGCGCTGGCTGAGCACGCGCTCCTGGTCCGTCGAGGACCGCCCGCTCAAGAAGCTGATCGCCGCGAAGCGGTCCACGGGCTCCACGGTCAGTGTCGTACTGCCCGCGCTCAACGAGGAGGAGACCGTCGGCGAGATCGTCGCCGTGATCCGCCGTGAGCTGATGACCGCGAGAGTGCCGCTCGTCGACGAGATCGTGGTGATCGACTCGGGATCGACGGACCGCACCTCCGAGGTCGCCGCGGCCGCGGGTGCCCGGGTGGTGCACCGGGACGAGATCCTGCCCCGTATCCCGGCCGTCCCCGGCAAGGGCGAGGTGCTGTGGCGCTCGCTGCTCGTCACGCGCGGGGACATCGTGGCCTTCGTCGACGCGGACCTGAAGGAGTTCTCGGCGGACTTCGTCTCCGGGATCGTCGGTCCGCTGCTCACGGATCCGGGGGTCGACCTCGTCAAGGCGATGTACGACCGTCCGCTGGGCTCCGCGTCGGGCCAGGGGGGCCGGGTCACCGAACTCATGGCCCGGCCGCTGCTCAACATGCACTGGCCGCAGCTGGCCGGCTTCGTCCAGCCGCTGGGCGGGGAGTACGCGGCCCGCCGCTCGCTCCTCGAACGGCTTCCGTTCCCCGTCGGGTACGGGGTGGAGCTGGGCATGCTGGTCGACTCGCTGCATCTGGTCGGGCTCGACGCCCTCGCGCAGGTGGACGTGGGCGTCCGCAAGCACCGGCATCAGGACGGGCAGGCGCTCGGGCGGATGTCCGCGGCGATCTATCGGACCGCTCAGCTCCGGCTGGCGCGCGGGCACATGATCCGGCCGTCGTTGACGCAGTTCGTCCGGGGGGAGCGGGGTTTCGAGCCGCGAACGCATTCGGTGGACATGGAGGAACGTCCCCCGATGACCGACATCAGGGAGTACGTGTCGCGCCGCGCGGCTTAGTCGGGAGCCTGCGGGAGCATTGTCGTCCGCGGCCCGGTGGGGGCCGTTCGCGCAGTTCCCCGCGCCCCCATCAGGGGCGCGGGGAACTGCGCAGTCTTTAGGGGCGCGGGGAACTGCGCGGCACGCCCCCACCGGGGGCCAGGTGACCCACGACCTCCCGCCGCGGCCAGGGGGAACGTTTGAGCGGATAGCGCTGCGGCTAGATTTCGAGTCATGGCTCCCACCCACGGCACACACCCCGTCCTCGTCGCGTCCAACCGCGGCCCGGTCTCGTACACCGAGGACGAGTCCGGCGAGCTCACGGCCAAGCGCGGCGGAGGCGGACTCGTGTCGGGCCTCTCCGCCATCGGCCCCGACGCCGGCGCCCTGTGGGTCTGCTCGGCCCTCGGCGACGGCGACCGCGAGGCCGTCCGGCGGGGCGTGGGCGAGGACGGCGTCCGGATGCTCGACATCGACGCCGACACCCACGCCGCCGCGTACAACGGCATCGCGAACTCCGCGCTGTGGTTCGTCCACCACATGCTCTACCAGACCCCCCTGGAACCCGTCTTCGACGCGGAGTTCCGGCGCAAGTGGGCGGCCTACGAGACGTACAACCGGGCCTTCGCCGAGGCACTGGCCGAGGAGGCGGCGGACGGCGCAGCGGTCCTCGTACAGGACTACCACCTGACGCTCGTGCCGCGGATGCTCCGCGAACTCCGTCCCGACCTGCGCATCGGGCATTTCTCGCACACCCCGTGGGCCCCGCCGGACTACTTCCGGCTCCTCCCGGACGACATCGCGGCGAAGGTCCTCGACGGCATCCTCGGCGCCGACCGGGCCGCGTTCCTCACCCGGCGGTGGGCGGACGCGTTCACGCAGTGCTGTCGGGCCGTACTGGGGGACGACTTCGACCCGGACACGCGGATCGGCGTGCACGGCCTCGGCGCCGACGCGGACTTCCTGCGCGAGCGTTCGCACCGCCCGGACGTCGACGAGCGGATGGCCGCGCTGCGCGAGCAGATCGGCACCGCGCCCGACGGCAGCGCCCGGAAGACCGTCGTGCGGGTGGACCGGACCGAGCTCTCCAAGAACATCGTGCGCGGCCTGCTGGCGTACCGGCAGCTGCTGGACGACCGGCCCGAGTGGCGCGAGCGGGTGGTGCACGTGGCGTTCGCGTACCCGTCGCGGCAGGACCTGGCGGTGTACCGCGACTACACGGCCGAGGTGCGGCGGGTCGCCGACGAGATCAACTCCGCGTACGGGACGGCCGGGTGGACGCCGGTCGTGCTGCACGTGAAGGACGACTTCGCGCGCTCGCTCGCGGCGTACCGGCTGGCCGACGTGGCCCTCGTGAACCCCATCCGCGACGGGATGAACCTCGTCGCGAAGGAGGTGCCCGTCGTGTCCGACGACGGGTGCGTGCTGGTGCTGTCGCGGGAGGCGGGGGCGTACGAGGAGTTGGGCGAGGACGCGGTTGTCGTGAACCCGTACGACGTGTCGTCCACCGCGGATGCGTTGCATGAGGCGTTGACCGTGCCTCTTGCTGAGCGGGCCGAGCGGACGAAGCGGTTGGCTGTGGCCGCCACCGCGTTGCCTCCGGCGCAGTGGTTTCTTGACCAGTTGCATGCGCTCGGCTCTTAGGGGCGTTCGCTGACGCGGGGTCGGTTTGGAGCTGCGGGCCGGTGGGGGCCGGTCGCGCAGTTCCCCGCGCCCCTTAAAGGCAAAAGACTGCGCCGTTCCCCGCGCCCCTTTGGGGCTGCGCCCCTAGCGGGGCGGTGCCAAGTGGGTGGCCAGGGCCGTGAGCAGCCTCGTGACGCCCTCCGGGCCGTCCACCACCAGGTCTGCGCGGTCGGCCAGTTCCGTCACCTCTGTGCTGCCGCTGCAGACCAGGAGGCCCGGGATGCCGTCGGAGCGGAGTTTTTCGACGGCGGCGAAGGCCGGCAGGTCGCCGAGGTCGTCGCCGACGTACATGACCGACTCGGCGCCGGCATCGCGCACGTACGCGCCGAGGGCGACGCCCTTGTCCATGCCCGCCGGACGCAACTCCAGCACCAGCCGCCCCGGTTCGACGATCAGGCCGTGCTTCTGGGCCAGCCGGGACAGCGGTTCGCGCAGTGCCTCGAAGGCGGCCTGCGGGTCCTCGGCCCGGCGGGTGTGGACCGCGACGGCCCGGCCCTTCTCCTCGATCCAGCTGCCCTGCCAGGCGCCGATGCCGTCGAGGAAACCGGGCAGTTCGGCGCGGACCGCGGCGACACCGGGGTGCGGCGCGGGGGCCCGGACCGTACCGGTGACCGCGTCCCAGCGCTCCGCCCCGTAGTGGCCGAGCACGACGAGGTGGTCGAGGCCCGGGACCCCGGCGAAACCGCCGTACCGCACGGCGACCGACGCGGGCCTGCCGGTGACGACGGCCACCGACGCGACCTTGGGGGCCAGCGCCGCCAGGGCCGGTACGGCGTCCGGGTGGGCGCGGGCCTGCTCGGGGTCGGGGACGATCGGCGCGAGCGTGCCGTCGAAGTCGAAGGCGAGGACGGCCTTGTGGGGCCGCGCGAGGATCGCGGCGAGGCCGTCTCGGCCCGCCGCGGTCGCGGGGCTCGGCAGCGACGATGGGTCGGGGTGACTGGCCATGCTGCGACCCTATCCGCCGAGGTGGCGTCTTAAGCCTCCCGCTCGCCCCTGCGTACCTCACGGACGCGCCGCAGGCGGTTGACCGTCACCGGGTCGTACGCGAGGGCCCGCTCCGCGTCCAGCAGGGCGTTCAGCAGCTGGTAGTAGCGAACCGGGGCGATCCCCAGCTCCTCACGGACAGCCCGCTCCTTGGCCCCGGGCGACTCCCACCCCCGCCCCTCCAACGCGAGCACGTCCCGTTCCTGCGCGGTCAGCTCCTGGTCACCCATACGCCCAACGCTAACCCC
Coding sequences:
- a CDS encoding alpha,alpha-trehalose-phosphate synthase (UDP-forming): MAPTHGTHPVLVASNRGPVSYTEDESGELTAKRGGGGLVSGLSAIGPDAGALWVCSALGDGDREAVRRGVGEDGVRMLDIDADTHAAAYNGIANSALWFVHHMLYQTPLEPVFDAEFRRKWAAYETYNRAFAEALAEEAADGAAVLVQDYHLTLVPRMLRELRPDLRIGHFSHTPWAPPDYFRLLPDDIAAKVLDGILGADRAAFLTRRWADAFTQCCRAVLGDDFDPDTRIGVHGLGADADFLRERSHRPDVDERMAALREQIGTAPDGSARKTVVRVDRTELSKNIVRGLLAYRQLLDDRPEWRERVVHVAFAYPSRQDLAVYRDYTAEVRRVADEINSAYGTAGWTPVVLHVKDDFARSLAAYRLADVALVNPIRDGMNLVAKEVPVVSDDGCVLVLSREAGAYEELGEDAVVVNPYDVSSTADALHEALTVPLAERAERTKRLAVAATALPPAQWFLDQLHALGS
- a CDS encoding MoaD/ThiS family protein; protein product: MSVNVRIPTILRTYTGGQAEVAAEGATLAEVIADLEKNHTGIAARVLDDQGKLRRFVNVYVNDDDVRFEQGLETATPDGVGVSIIPAVAGG
- the groL gene encoding chaperonin GroEL (60 kDa chaperone family; promotes refolding of misfolded polypeptides especially under stressful conditions; forms two stacked rings of heptamers to form a barrel-shaped 14mer; ends can be capped by GroES; misfolded proteins enter the barrel where they are refolded when GroES binds), whose protein sequence is MAKIIAFDEEARRGLERGMNQLADAVKVTLGPKGRNVVLEKKWGAPTITNDGVSIAKEIELEDPYEKIGAELVKEVAKKTDDVAGDGTTTATVLAQALVREGLRNVAAGANPMALKRGIEKAVEAVSGALLEQAKDVETKEQIASTASISAADTQIGELIAEAMDKVGKEGVITVEESQTFGLELELTEGMRFDKGYISAYFATDMERMEAVLDDPYILIANSKIANVKDLLPLLEKVMQGGKPLLIIAEDVEGEALSTLVVNKIRGTFKSVAVKAPGFGDRRKAMLGDIAILTGGEVISEEVGLKLENAGLDLLGRARKVVITKDETTIVDGSGSADQVQGRVNQIRAEIENSDSDYDREKLQERLAKLAGGVAVIKAGAATEVELKERKHRIEDAVRNAKAAVEEGIVAGGGVALLQASSVFEKLELSGDEATGANAVKLALEAPLKQIAVNGGLEGGVIVEKVRNLPVGHGLNAASGEYVDMIAEGIIDPAKVTRSALQNAASIAALFLTTEAVIADKPEKAAAGAGAGGGMPGGDMDF
- the thrC gene encoding threonine synthase — protein: MAAQTVASTTNSTPSADSANAVDLGPAAALSCRECGHRVPLGPVFACEECFGPLEIAYDFSGYDTEELRKRIEAGPANIWRYAPLLPVPADVADKPNINPGWTKLVKADNLARELGVDAGKLFVKDDSGNPTHSFKDRVVAQALEAARAFGFTTLSCSSTGNLAGAVGAAAARAGFRSCVFIPHDLEQGKVVMAAVYGGELVGIEGNYDDVNRFCSELIGDPAGEGWGFVNVNLRPYYAEGSKTLAYEICEQLGWRLPDQLVVPIASGSQLTKIDKGLKELIQLGLVEDKPYKIFGAQAEGCSPVSVAYKAGHDVVRPQKPDTIAKSLAIGNPADGPYVLDIARRTGGAVEDVNDDQVVDAIKLLARTEGIFAETAGGVTVGVTKKLIEAGLLDPSLTTVVLNTGDGLKTLDAVASDTGLTATIRPNLDSFHEAGLGS
- the otsB gene encoding trehalose-phosphatase, producing MASHPDPSSLPSPATAAGRDGLAAILARPHKAVLAFDFDGTLAPIVPDPEQARAHPDAVPALAALAPKVASVAVVTGRPASVAVRYGGFAGVPGLDHLVVLGHYGAERWDAVTGTVRAPAPHPGVAAVRAELPGFLDGIGAWQGSWIEEKGRAVAVHTRRAEDPQAAFEALREPLSRLAQKHGLIVEPGRLVLELRPAGMDKGVALGAYVRDAGAESVMYVGDDLGDLPAFAAVEKLRSDGIPGLLVCSGSTEVTELADRADLVVDGPEGVTRLLTALATHLAPPR
- a CDS encoding glucosyl-3-phosphoglycerate synthase, giving the protein MLEDVERWLSTRSWSVEDRPLKKLIAAKRSTGSTVSVVLPALNEEETVGEIVAVIRRELMTARVPLVDEIVVIDSGSTDRTSEVAAAAGARVVHRDEILPRIPAVPGKGEVLWRSLLVTRGDIVAFVDADLKEFSADFVSGIVGPLLTDPGVDLVKAMYDRPLGSASGQGGRVTELMARPLLNMHWPQLAGFVQPLGGEYAARRSLLERLPFPVGYGVELGMLVDSLHLVGLDALAQVDVGVRKHRHQDGQALGRMSAAIYRTAQLRLARGHMIRPSLTQFVRGERGFEPRTHSVDMEERPPMTDIREYVSRRAA
- a CDS encoding DUF3263 domain-containing protein, with protein sequence MGDQELTAQERDVLALEGRGWESPGAKERAVREELGIAPVRYYQLLNALLDAERALAYDPVTVNRLRRVREVRRGEREA
- a CDS encoding cold-shock protein, whose protein sequence is MAQGTVKWFNAEKGYGFIAVDGGADVFVHYSAIQMDGYRTLEEGQRVDFEISQGQKGPQADMVRLATG